A single genomic interval of uncultured Sphaerochaeta sp. harbors:
- a CDS encoding DNA repair helicase XPB: MMRDTPLIVQSDKTLLLDVHHEQSEACRNDLVRFCELIKSPEHMHTYALSAISLWNASSCGVDASFILSRLDFWSKFPVPESVRFYIEDMGTRWGKVILSGSEDPRYYELWVENKRIRTELLSRQAIAKLLVVKDESRFLLEAYNRGEIKLQLIKIGYPVDDRIPLKHGPKLPFTLRETTLGGKSFSVRPYQRQAADALLGDLGPGSGFGTIVLPCGSGKTVVGMHIMERLTTKTLVVTTNVAAVHQWISEILDKTTLTKDQIGEYTGERKESKDVIVCTYQVLTYRPDKEGPFPHLELLTKGNWGLIIYDEVHMLPAPVFKVTAELQAVYRVGLTATLVREDGREDEVFSLVGPKRFDVPWNELQQQGFIAEAYCHEVRIDLPQEDEIPYAIGTKREKYRIASENKRKLEVVQALVDRHPDDFILIIGQYLDQLKGIANHFGLPIITGSTPNIKREELYKDFREGKQRILVVSKVANFAIDLPDASVAIQVSGTFGSRSEEAQRLGRILRPKNRSSFFYSVVTRYSSEEEFTANRQKFLAEQGYSYEIEVWDT; this comes from the coding sequence ATGATGAGAGATACCCCACTTATTGTACAGAGTGACAAAACCCTGCTTCTGGATGTTCACCATGAACAAAGTGAGGCATGTCGCAATGACCTTGTCCGTTTCTGCGAGCTGATCAAGAGCCCTGAGCATATGCACACCTATGCCTTGAGCGCAATCAGTCTCTGGAATGCCTCAAGTTGTGGGGTGGATGCATCCTTCATTCTCTCACGCCTTGATTTCTGGTCAAAGTTCCCGGTACCGGAATCGGTGCGCTTTTATATTGAGGATATGGGGACGCGTTGGGGAAAAGTCATTCTCTCAGGCAGTGAAGATCCTCGCTACTATGAGCTATGGGTTGAGAATAAACGCATCAGGACGGAATTGCTGAGCAGACAGGCCATTGCAAAACTGTTGGTGGTAAAGGATGAATCACGGTTTCTTCTTGAAGCGTACAATCGCGGAGAGATCAAGCTCCAACTGATCAAGATCGGGTATCCTGTTGATGACAGGATTCCCTTGAAACATGGTCCCAAGCTGCCCTTCACGCTCAGGGAAACCACCCTCGGAGGAAAATCCTTTTCGGTACGCCCCTACCAGAGACAGGCAGCCGATGCCTTGCTCGGTGACCTTGGTCCTGGCAGTGGGTTCGGGACCATAGTGCTTCCCTGCGGATCAGGAAAGACAGTGGTGGGAATGCATATCATGGAACGACTTACCACCAAGACGTTGGTGGTCACAACCAATGTGGCCGCAGTCCACCAGTGGATCAGTGAAATATTGGACAAGACCACCTTAACAAAAGACCAGATCGGGGAATACACTGGAGAAAGGAAGGAAAGCAAGGATGTCATCGTTTGCACCTACCAGGTACTGACCTACCGCCCAGACAAGGAAGGTCCTTTCCCTCATCTTGAATTGCTTACCAAGGGGAACTGGGGTCTGATCATCTATGATGAGGTACATATGCTTCCAGCCCCGGTGTTCAAGGTTACCGCTGAGTTGCAGGCTGTCTACCGTGTAGGTCTTACCGCAACCTTGGTAAGGGAAGATGGTCGTGAGGATGAAGTCTTCAGTCTTGTTGGACCCAAGCGTTTTGATGTCCCCTGGAACGAGTTGCAGCAGCAGGGATTTATCGCTGAAGCGTATTGCCATGAAGTAAGGATTGACCTTCCCCAAGAGGATGAGATTCCCTATGCCATAGGGACAAAGCGGGAAAAGTACCGTATCGCCAGCGAGAACAAACGCAAGCTGGAAGTGGTACAGGCATTGGTCGACCGACATCCCGACGATTTCATTCTCATCATCGGCCAGTATCTCGACCAACTCAAGGGCATCGCCAACCATTTTGGACTGCCGATCATTACCGGCAGTACCCCAAACATAAAACGGGAAGAGTTGTATAAGGATTTCAGGGAAGGAAAACAACGTATCTTGGTTGTCAGCAAGGTAGCAAACTTTGCTATCGACCTTCCTGATGCTTCGGTTGCCATCCAGGTCAGCGGAACCTTCGGATCGAGAAGTGAGGAAGCACAACGACTGGGAAGAATCCTCAGGCCAAAGAACCGTTCCTCCTTTTTCTATTCTGTGGTAACACGTTACTCAAGTGAGGAAGAGTTTACCGCCAATCGTCAGAAATTCCTTGCTGAGCAAGGCTATTCCTATGAGATAGAGGTATGGGACACGTGA
- the nrdR gene encoding transcriptional regulator NrdR codes for MRCPHCSSMDDKVLESRQNSSGSSIRRRRECNICGYRFTSYERIEDKPLMVIKRDGRREPFDLNKIGRGVRSCTEKLKISENEIDLLLQSIEDAIMLKVGSKREIASSDIGDETLKQLREVDLVAYVRFAAVYKAFNDLGQFIAEIQKLGKELA; via the coding sequence ATGCGATGCCCACACTGTTCATCAATGGATGACAAGGTCCTTGAATCAAGACAAAATTCCAGCGGATCGTCAATCAGGCGAAGACGCGAGTGCAATATCTGTGGTTACCGATTCACCAGTTATGAACGTATCGAAGACAAGCCCCTGATGGTAATCAAACGTGATGGGAGAAGGGAGCCCTTTGATTTAAACAAGATCGGCCGAGGAGTACGCTCCTGTACTGAGAAGCTGAAGATCAGTGAGAATGAGATTGACCTGCTGCTGCAGAGCATCGAGGACGCCATCATGCTCAAGGTGGGAAGCAAGCGGGAGATTGCATCCAGCGACATTGGGGATGAAACACTCAAGCAACTGAGAGAGGTTGACCTGGTCGCCTATGTCCGGTTTGCCGCTGTCTACAAGGCATTCAATGACCTTGGACAGTTTATCGCAGAGATCCAGAAGCTGGGCAAGGAACTTGCCTAG
- the aroC gene encoding chorismate synthase translates to MGHNSFGTAYTVTTFGESHGPALGVIIDGVEPGFRIDEEAIQREMDRRRPGANPTGTERNEIDKLTILSGLYEGVTTGTPIAMILYSTNQRSADYSHLENVFRPGHADWTFFQKYGIRDIRGGGRSSGRETSARVAAGALAKQLLAKRGITIKAGTVQVGDIVAHKRDWDETDNPLSCPDKDAAQSMVSLIEQVRSEKDSIGGVIECRVDGVRPGLGEPVFGKLEALLSHAVMSIGAVKGIQFGDGFACASMRGSQFNDQRTREGFLSNHAGGILGGISSGQEIILQAAIKPTASIGKSQQTVTKDNETTNLEIEGRHDPCICSRAVVVIESMVAITLLDLYYTAFGKA, encoded by the coding sequence ATGGGGCATAACAGTTTTGGCACAGCATATACCGTCACCACATTTGGTGAGTCACATGGACCTGCTTTGGGAGTTATCATCGATGGGGTCGAACCCGGCTTCAGGATTGATGAGGAGGCCATCCAAAGAGAGATGGACCGCCGCAGACCTGGTGCAAACCCAACAGGCACCGAACGAAATGAAATCGATAAGCTGACCATTCTCAGTGGTCTCTATGAGGGTGTCACGACCGGCACCCCGATTGCCATGATTCTCTACAGCACCAATCAACGCTCAGCTGATTACTCCCACCTTGAGAATGTATTCCGTCCAGGCCACGCAGACTGGACCTTCTTCCAGAAGTATGGGATCAGGGACATCCGAGGAGGGGGACGATCAAGCGGAAGAGAGACCAGCGCCAGGGTTGCAGCCGGGGCCTTGGCTAAGCAGCTCCTTGCCAAACGTGGCATCACCATCAAGGCAGGCACCGTACAGGTGGGAGATATCGTTGCTCACAAGAGAGATTGGGATGAGACGGATAATCCCCTCTCCTGCCCGGACAAAGACGCTGCACAATCAATGGTATCTCTCATTGAACAGGTAAGAAGTGAAAAAGATAGCATTGGTGGAGTTATAGAGTGCCGGGTTGATGGTGTAAGACCAGGTCTCGGTGAGCCGGTATTCGGGAAACTTGAAGCATTGCTCAGCCATGCCGTGATGAGCATCGGAGCTGTCAAAGGTATCCAATTCGGCGATGGATTTGCCTGTGCATCCATGCGTGGCAGCCAGTTCAACGACCAGAGGACCCGTGAGGGTTTTCTCTCCAACCATGCAGGGGGTATCCTGGGCGGTATCTCCTCAGGACAGGAGATCATACTGCAGGCAGCAATCAAGCCAACGGCATCCATTGGAAAATCCCAGCAGACGGTCACCAAGGACAATGAGACCACCAACTTGGAAATTGAAGGGCGTCATGACCCTTGTATCTGCAGCCGCGCTGTGGTGGTCATCGAATCAATGGTCGCAATCACCCTGCTTGACCTTTATTACACTGCATTTGGGAAGGCATGA
- the mfd gene encoding transcription-repair coupling factor gives MQTPISTLVQSYIKNSTAYKAYGTTTRHLHLEGLEGYPLAQFLRMISRKHKGRIWVICPTEESAKDLLKDSGVSHNQDAPYSNELKTVYLPSNGRKLYTPFSGDNVEYEQLNRLTSITEMRHGMIVTHLRAFVGPLVSPETLSASSLSVRVGGAFDSASIAEQLSRAGYINTVSTNAIGEFSLRGEVMDIFPYESDHPFRIYADWDQVGKISSFDPITQETHSSIDHFTLSLVDATDKLITSSINGYLDDDDLFCFIGDKRLATSFHSLQLEAKSLYRQAFLEDRDALKPDELLLDFPLFQSSCRYSITVMDLAGQSPGAFKFDIEGPRSYFGNFTLLKEDLKSFEKQGWKVTIFAENQLQLQRLSQMLSAFSFLSYERMELSGGFSLPSTKIIAICEHEIFGRRRQVVKTLQHTQSTPLDSFVDLNEGDYVVHVNYGVGKFVKIDRVSSFDRERDFIKIAYADSEMLYVPIEQANLVQRYIGSDGGTPKLDKLGGISWENKKAKARKKAEDLAKHLITLYAKRQNSPGFAFPKDTDWQLQFEATFPFDETADQLSCIEDIKDDMERPMVMDRLVCGDVGYGKTEIAFRAAFKAVMGGKQVAFLAPTTILAEQHYQNFVSRLGSFPVRCAQLSRIVPKKDQKATLLSVAEGKVDVLFGTHRILQKDIMYRDLGLLIVDEEQRFGVKDKERIKVLRNSIDSLSLSATPIPRTLYMSLLKIRDMSLLATPPIARRPIETHIGEYDQDVIVRAIREEVDRGGQVFFLHNRIESLDEVVQQLTTLLPDLIIESAHGQMDSRKLEDTMRRFVHEGIQVLVSTTIIENGIDIPNVNTMIIDRADRYGLSQLYQLRGRVGRNDRQAYAFLFYPQGSALSEIAVKRLKIISEHTELGSGFKVAMKDMEIRGTGNLLGREQSGQLSSVGLDMYIRILDEAIRDLRKEGLKEEDKEVFLELDYTGFIPDTYIKAPSVKFDIYRKIASINNEEQLHSLSSELSDRFGPPPEEVANLLYIAQIKIICRKLSIIHLTDRRGVVTIEFGKVADLNVNKVMNLIALSNKRVWLDMRKMNIMYMKTDAVSLKDKAVFLMEKLQRLL, from the coding sequence ATGCAAACACCTATTTCAACCCTTGTCCAATCGTATATCAAAAACAGCACCGCTTACAAGGCGTATGGCACGACCACCCGACACCTGCATCTGGAAGGGTTGGAAGGGTATCCCCTTGCCCAGTTCCTTCGCATGATCTCACGAAAGCATAAAGGCCGTATCTGGGTCATATGCCCAACCGAGGAGAGTGCAAAGGACCTGCTCAAGGATAGTGGTGTCTCCCATAATCAGGATGCACCCTACAGCAATGAACTCAAGACAGTCTATCTTCCCAGCAATGGGAGAAAGCTCTATACCCCGTTCAGTGGGGACAATGTTGAGTATGAACAGCTCAATCGACTGACTTCCATCACTGAGATGCGTCATGGGATGATCGTAACCCACCTGAGGGCTTTTGTAGGCCCCTTGGTCAGTCCTGAAACCCTTTCAGCCTCATCCCTATCGGTCAGGGTTGGAGGAGCTTTTGACAGTGCCAGCATCGCAGAGCAACTCTCACGGGCCGGTTATATCAACACCGTCTCAACCAATGCAATCGGTGAATTCAGCCTGAGAGGGGAGGTCATGGATATTTTCCCCTATGAGAGTGACCATCCTTTCAGGATCTATGCTGATTGGGATCAGGTGGGCAAGATCAGCAGTTTTGATCCCATCACACAGGAAACACATTCCTCGATAGATCATTTCACCTTATCCTTGGTGGATGCAACCGATAAGCTTATCACCTCCTCGATCAACGGGTACCTCGATGACGATGACCTGTTCTGCTTTATCGGGGACAAGCGTCTTGCTACCAGCTTCCATAGCTTGCAGTTAGAGGCAAAGTCACTCTACCGGCAAGCTTTCCTGGAAGACCGTGATGCGCTCAAACCGGATGAATTGTTGCTCGATTTTCCTCTCTTCCAGAGCTCCTGCCGGTATTCAATCACCGTAATGGATCTTGCAGGACAATCCCCTGGTGCCTTCAAGTTCGATATCGAGGGCCCCCGTTCCTACTTCGGGAACTTTACCCTGCTCAAGGAAGACCTCAAGAGTTTTGAGAAGCAGGGTTGGAAGGTGACCATCTTCGCAGAGAACCAGTTGCAGCTTCAACGACTGAGCCAGATGCTCAGCGCTTTCTCCTTCCTCTCCTACGAGAGGATGGAACTCTCAGGAGGATTCTCCCTTCCCAGTACAAAGATTATCGCCATCTGTGAGCACGAGATATTTGGACGAAGAAGGCAGGTGGTAAAGACCCTGCAACATACCCAGTCGACCCCTCTGGACTCATTTGTTGATCTGAATGAGGGAGACTATGTAGTCCACGTGAACTACGGGGTGGGTAAATTTGTCAAGATTGACCGTGTTTCCAGTTTTGACCGTGAACGTGATTTCATCAAGATTGCATATGCCGACAGTGAGATGCTCTATGTTCCCATTGAACAGGCAAACCTGGTCCAGCGCTACATCGGAAGCGATGGGGGGACCCCCAAACTGGATAAGCTTGGTGGCATCAGTTGGGAGAACAAGAAAGCCAAGGCCCGCAAAAAAGCCGAGGACCTTGCAAAGCATCTGATAACGCTCTATGCGAAGCGACAGAACAGCCCAGGATTTGCTTTTCCCAAGGACACCGATTGGCAACTGCAGTTCGAGGCAACCTTTCCCTTCGATGAGACTGCTGACCAGCTCTCCTGTATCGAGGATATCAAGGATGATATGGAGAGGCCGATGGTCATGGACCGCCTGGTTTGTGGGGATGTTGGCTACGGGAAAACCGAGATTGCCTTCCGCGCTGCCTTCAAGGCGGTCATGGGAGGAAAGCAGGTTGCGTTTCTGGCCCCTACCACCATCCTTGCAGAGCAACATTACCAGAACTTTGTCAGCAGGTTGGGGAGTTTCCCTGTTCGTTGTGCCCAGCTCTCCAGGATCGTACCCAAGAAAGACCAGAAAGCAACCTTGCTCAGTGTTGCTGAAGGAAAGGTTGATGTACTGTTCGGCACGCATCGTATTCTGCAGAAGGATATCATGTATCGCGATCTTGGCCTCCTGATCGTTGACGAGGAACAGCGTTTCGGTGTCAAGGACAAGGAGCGTATCAAGGTATTGAGGAACAGCATTGATTCGCTCTCCCTCAGTGCCACTCCCATTCCGAGAACCCTCTACATGTCACTCCTGAAAATAAGGGACATGTCACTGCTGGCAACCCCTCCCATCGCCCGCCGCCCCATTGAGACACATATCGGTGAGTACGACCAGGATGTGATTGTGCGGGCTATCAGGGAGGAAGTGGATAGGGGTGGTCAGGTCTTCTTCCTGCATAATAGGATTGAAAGCCTTGATGAGGTGGTCCAGCAACTGACGACCTTGTTGCCGGATTTGATCATTGAGAGTGCTCATGGGCAGATGGACAGCCGAAAACTGGAAGATACCATGAGGCGCTTTGTCCATGAGGGGATCCAGGTTTTGGTCTCTACCACCATCATTGAGAACGGTATCGATATTCCCAACGTAAATACCATGATCATCGACCGGGCTGATCGATATGGACTGAGTCAGCTCTACCAGCTCAGGGGAAGGGTGGGGCGTAATGACCGTCAGGCCTATGCCTTCCTCTTCTATCCCCAGGGGAGCGCACTCAGTGAGATTGCAGTGAAACGGCTCAAGATCATCAGTGAACATACAGAACTCGGTTCTGGGTTCAAGGTAGCTATGAAGGATATGGAGATCAGGGGAACCGGGAATCTCCTTGGCCGTGAGCAGAGCGGACAGCTCTCCTCGGTTGGTCTTGATATGTATATCCGAATCCTGGATGAGGCAATCCGGGATCTAAGGAAGGAAGGGTTGAAAGAGGAGGATAAGGAAGTATTCCTCGAACTTGATTACACAGGATTTATTCCCGACACCTATATCAAGGCCCCTTCGGTGAAGTTCGATATCTATCGAAAGATAGCCTCCATAAACAATGAGGAACAGTTGCACTCCTTGAGCAGCGAGCTTAGTGACCGCTTCGGGCCGCCTCCAGAGGAGGTTGCCAATCTCCTGTATATTGCACAGATCAAGATCATCTGCCGTAAACTGTCAATCATCCATTTGACAGACCGCAGGGGGGTGGTCACCATTGAGTTTGGAAAGGTTGCAGACCTGAATGTGAACAAGGTGATGAATCTTATTGCCTTGAGCAATAAACGTGTGTGGTTGGATATGAGAAAGATGAATATTATGTATATGAAGACTGACGCAGTCTCCCTCAAGGACAAGGCCGTGTTCCTGATGGAGAAGTTGCAGCGGTTGCTGTAG
- a CDS encoding shikimate kinase produces MKHLYFCGIKHSGKSTLGKLAAQALGYSWVDLDDLVLQGIAPYRSIRDFYQEAGKKAFMEEEVRALKAFLKTRESPYIISLGGGASDNQALIDVIKQSGKLVYLEVKEPVLLQRILAGGVPPFLDPSNPGSSFALLYERRHARYSNICDIMVRLPNYPDVRDTAHFLVETLKIEV; encoded by the coding sequence ATGAAACACCTCTACTTCTGCGGAATCAAACACAGCGGCAAATCCACGCTGGGAAAGCTTGCCGCCCAAGCATTGGGATACTCCTGGGTCGATCTGGATGACTTGGTTCTCCAGGGCATTGCTCCATACCGCTCCATCCGTGATTTCTATCAGGAAGCGGGCAAAAAGGCCTTCATGGAAGAGGAAGTGAGGGCACTCAAGGCATTTCTCAAAACGAGAGAATCCCCATACATCATCAGCCTTGGGGGAGGAGCCTCTGACAACCAGGCCTTGATCGATGTAATCAAGCAATCAGGGAAGCTTGTATATTTGGAAGTGAAGGAACCGGTCCTCCTGCAAAGGATCCTGGCGGGAGGGGTTCCTCCCTTTCTCGATCCTTCAAATCCTGGGTCTTCCTTCGCTTTACTCTATGAGAGGAGACATGCACGCTATAGCAACATTTGTGACATCATGGTACGATTACCAAATTACCCGGACGTCCGCGATACGGCGCACTTCCTTGTTGAAACACTGAAAATCGAGGTTTGA
- a CDS encoding queuosine precursor transporter, with amino-acid sequence MNELFWMVMLALNFVMILIAFRLWGKLGLYIWIPISVIVANIQVTKNVMLFGLDATLGNIVYATGFLATDILSELYGKKESAKAVAIGFFSLLSMTIIMQVALLFEPAASDIAHSSLSLVFGLMPRIAFGSLVAYVISNLHDIWAFDYWKRKRPGNRTLWLRNNLSTIVSQLIDTLVFTFIAFWGVYPTEVLTGIVISTYLLKWVVAVMDTPFMYLARFWYDKDKIPTPSI; translated from the coding sequence ATGAATGAACTCTTCTGGATGGTAATGCTTGCTCTGAACTTTGTCATGATTCTCATCGCTTTCAGACTGTGGGGGAAATTGGGACTCTATATCTGGATACCCATCAGTGTTATCGTGGCAAACATCCAGGTGACAAAGAATGTGATGCTCTTCGGCCTGGATGCAACGTTGGGCAATATTGTATATGCCACCGGGTTCCTGGCCACAGACATTCTCAGTGAGCTCTATGGCAAGAAGGAGTCAGCGAAGGCGGTTGCCATCGGTTTCTTCAGCTTACTTTCTATGACAATCATCATGCAGGTTGCACTGTTGTTTGAGCCAGCTGCATCGGATATTGCACATTCATCGCTCTCCTTGGTCTTTGGCCTGATGCCTCGCATCGCCTTCGGTTCCCTGGTAGCCTATGTAATAAGCAATCTGCACGATATATGGGCCTTTGATTATTGGAAACGCAAAAGGCCGGGAAATCGTACGCTCTGGCTGAGAAACAACCTAAGCACCATCGTCAGCCAACTTATCGATACCTTGGTCTTTACTTTTATTGCATTCTGGGGTGTATATCCAACCGAGGTCCTGACCGGTATTGTCATCAGTACCTACCTGCTGAAGTGGGTGGTGGCTGTCATGGACACCCCGTTCATGTATCTTGCCCGGTTCTGGTACGACAAGGATAAGATTCCCACCCCTAGCATTTAG
- a CDS encoding HD domain-containing protein → MELQNQISSTLLKKRKREKTEDVRGPYYRDTTAIIHSSPFRRLKHKTQVFFAPSNDHICTRMEHCLHVSSIASTICKGLGLDSEIAWAIGMGHDLGHTPFGHTGEKILSVKMQEAGFLPFEHEVNSLRVVDFLTSHGKGLNLTYAVRDGVACHNGEQLVQSIMPTFTVRNLDQITSRKGLIPATYEGAVVRFSDTIAYLGRDFEDACRLGIITEEQLPQKVSRMLGKRNADIIDTLVSDVIEHSNEKVGISFSDEVFPAVQEMISFNYRSIYKSPMLEGYERYFNRLFTLILDYLNFLLGTYGYRESLYVQEKNMLAMGFYHHLMDMHEAYEERDGNASRLIYDYVAGMSDNFCLDCANEILKPEHLNDSIEHSLTGKWFDAR, encoded by the coding sequence ATGGAATTACAAAATCAGATCTCCAGTACACTGTTGAAAAAACGAAAACGAGAGAAGACTGAGGATGTACGTGGTCCGTACTATCGTGATACGACAGCCATCATCCACTCTTCGCCATTCCGTAGGCTCAAGCACAAGACCCAGGTATTCTTCGCTCCCAGCAATGACCATATCTGTACGAGAATGGAACATTGCCTGCACGTCTCGTCGATCGCCTCCACGATCTGTAAGGGGCTTGGTCTGGATAGCGAGATTGCTTGGGCTATCGGTATGGGGCATGATTTGGGTCATACCCCGTTCGGTCATACTGGGGAGAAGATTCTCTCTGTAAAAATGCAGGAAGCAGGGTTTCTTCCGTTCGAACATGAGGTCAACAGCCTGAGGGTCGTCGATTTCCTTACCTCACACGGTAAGGGGCTTAATCTGACCTATGCAGTCAGGGATGGCGTTGCCTGCCATAACGGCGAGCAGCTGGTACAGTCCATCATGCCGACCTTTACGGTGAGGAACCTTGATCAGATAACCAGTAGAAAGGGTTTGATACCTGCCACCTATGAGGGAGCAGTGGTGCGTTTCAGTGATACCATTGCCTATCTTGGCAGGGATTTCGAAGATGCCTGCAGGCTTGGGATCATCACTGAGGAACAGCTTCCACAGAAGGTTTCCCGTATGCTTGGGAAAAGAAACGCTGATATCATAGACACCTTGGTAAGCGATGTCATTGAGCACTCAAACGAAAAGGTGGGAATCAGCTTCAGTGATGAGGTGTTTCCCGCTGTTCAGGAGATGATCAGTTTCAACTACCGGTCCATCTACAAGAGTCCCATGCTGGAAGGGTATGAGCGGTACTTCAATCGCTTGTTTACACTTATTCTCGATTACCTCAACTTCTTACTGGGGACCTATGGCTATCGAGAATCGTTGTATGTACAGGAAAAGAACATGCTTGCGATGGGCTTCTACCATCATTTGATGGACATGCATGAAGCATATGAAGAGAGGGACGGGAATGCCAGCCGGCTCATATATGATTATGTGGCGGGCATGAGTGACAATTTCTGCCTCGATTGTGCCAATGAGATTCTCAAGCCTGAACATCTCAATGACAGTATTGAACACTCCTTGACGGGGAAATGGTTCGATGCCCGCTAG
- a CDS encoding inositol monophosphatase family protein — protein MESTLDKKALDTLALAVQEAGMYAKEQQQHISRSYKKDGSVITETDLAISKRIISVIEELFPSSNIISEETLTPFSESAPYTFVLDPIDGTDVYSQGLPCWAVALGILNKDRVPVGAMISAPRWGIGEDDLFLRLDPGKEILINGQPLNVEGEKDFPHQITMGSSGQRLMDFSRYEGKIRIFGSSIIHMLSPVIYEHIQGCVNQSCYVWDVTASHAVLRSAGMLVEYVDGKPFIYDDDFLLHRRPFSPSLYVGTRACIDALKVVLPPKC, from the coding sequence ATGGAAAGCACACTTGATAAGAAAGCATTGGATACACTCGCGCTTGCCGTACAGGAAGCGGGGATGTATGCCAAAGAGCAGCAACAACATATCAGCCGGTCGTACAAGAAGGATGGTTCGGTAATAACAGAGACGGACCTGGCAATCTCGAAGCGGATCATATCCGTGATCGAGGAGCTCTTCCCCTCATCCAACATCATCAGTGAGGAGACACTCACCCCATTCAGCGAGAGTGCTCCCTACACCTTTGTCCTGGACCCTATCGATGGCACTGATGTCTACTCCCAGGGACTCCCTTGCTGGGCTGTGGCACTGGGCATTCTCAACAAGGACAGGGTGCCGGTCGGTGCCATGATCAGCGCCCCCCGCTGGGGAATCGGGGAGGATGATCTCTTCCTGCGACTCGACCCAGGCAAGGAGATCCTGATAAATGGGCAGCCATTGAATGTAGAAGGGGAAAAGGACTTCCCCCATCAGATCACCATGGGATCAAGCGGGCAGCGATTGATGGATTTCTCCCGGTATGAAGGGAAGATCAGGATTTTCGGTTCCTCAATCATCCATATGCTCAGCCCTGTTATCTATGAGCATATCCAGGGATGCGTAAACCAGAGTTGTTATGTTTGGGATGTAACCGCCAGCCACGCAGTTCTGCGCTCAGCTGGAATGCTGGTGGAGTATGTGGATGGAAAACCATTCATATACGATGATGACTTCCTTCTGCACCGAAGGCCTTTCTCTCCTTCCCTCTATGTAGGGACAAGGGCATGCATCGACGCACTGAAGGTGGTACTTCCCCCTAAATGCTAG
- a CDS encoding nucleoside-triphosphatase, producing MQARLTIHAAERDQGKTTSLVQLVRQCRSQKMHLCGVLALANPEKTVYRLKDLFSQEERLALSEMPIGQGKRIGRFYLDEQAFDWINNRIIQSLPGSQVAIFDEIGKLEISGEGLAVSFRKALETPGLQIFAAVRIPFIEEVLNCFSIPKERVEITYVGYKE from the coding sequence GTGCAAGCTAGACTGACAATCCATGCTGCTGAACGTGACCAAGGAAAGACAACGTCCTTGGTCCAACTGGTGAGGCAGTGTAGATCACAGAAGATGCATCTCTGTGGGGTTCTTGCCCTTGCAAATCCCGAAAAAACCGTGTATAGACTCAAAGACCTCTTCTCTCAAGAAGAGCGATTGGCACTCTCTGAGATGCCCATCGGCCAAGGGAAGCGTATTGGTAGGTTTTACCTGGATGAACAAGCCTTTGATTGGATCAATAATCGGATAATACAGAGCCTCCCCGGTTCACAAGTAGCCATCTTTGATGAGATTGGGAAGTTGGAAATATCCGGAGAGGGTCTTGCAGTTTCCTTCAGGAAAGCCTTGGAAACACCTGGCCTGCAGATTTTCGCTGCAGTACGCATCCCGTTCATAGAAGAGGTGCTTAATTGTTTTTCCATTCCCAAGGAGCGGGTGGAAATCACGTATGTCGGGTATAAGGAATGA